Proteins from one Amycolatopsis benzoatilytica AK 16/65 genomic window:
- a CDS encoding helix-turn-helix domain-containing protein, with product MGSDRRREELVSARKAAGLTQENLAEVMSVDRSTVIRWEAGDHAPLPYQWPKLAKALGRTADELRGLIGLRLLADTPELDSSLEPAFGWLDRRAGWSAGTARARVASAEPARPQSETSAGRSRVAAVLAEYYNEPVPGHSAYAARCGQVEVATSILTQPGWLDLACPLTAKNDRLVLSASDEAARELVDECAAVRRLAAAAAEDVRIADVPLYRLTDVQIRPDGIAGRVQLVPFVEYALSMDLLERELRESRAVQPGRMPLRDRYLPDLHSVLDLAGRLCAGGVLALTAIARPADPFRGEADYLMLVQERSQHVVNATRRLAVIPKSFHGPLANQRADARIGATLRRELEEELFGRGDVDRTTGVQRAADPMHPARLSGPMRWLTEQPGRLRMECTGFGLNLVSGNYEFASLVVIDDEEFWPRFGGDVEANWEAAGLRQYSTLDGDLITELISDETWSNEGLFAFLQGLRRLAEIGGERVRIPAVELGS from the coding sequence GTGGGCAGCGATCGGCGGCGCGAGGAGCTTGTTTCAGCGCGCAAGGCGGCCGGGCTGACTCAAGAGAACCTTGCCGAGGTGATGTCCGTTGACCGGTCGACGGTCATCCGGTGGGAGGCTGGCGATCACGCGCCGCTGCCGTACCAGTGGCCGAAGCTGGCCAAGGCTCTTGGCCGCACCGCTGACGAGCTGCGTGGGCTGATCGGCCTGCGCCTGCTCGCGGATACACCGGAGCTTGATTCGTCGCTTGAGCCCGCGTTCGGTTGGCTGGATCGGCGCGCCGGATGGTCTGCCGGGACTGCGCGCGCACGCGTGGCGAGCGCAGAGCCGGCGAGGCCGCAATCCGAGACGTCGGCCGGTCGGAGTCGTGTTGCAGCCGTTTTGGCGGAGTACTACAACGAACCGGTTCCCGGGCATTCGGCGTACGCCGCGCGCTGTGGACAGGTTGAGGTCGCGACCAGCATTCTGACGCAGCCGGGTTGGCTGGACCTTGCGTGCCCGCTGACCGCCAAGAACGACCGGCTTGTGTTGTCCGCCAGCGATGAAGCGGCGCGTGAGCTGGTCGACGAATGCGCTGCCGTTCGGCGACTGGCCGCAGCCGCGGCCGAAGACGTGCGTATCGCGGACGTACCGCTGTACCGACTCACGGACGTGCAGATCCGGCCGGATGGGATCGCCGGCCGCGTCCAGCTGGTGCCGTTCGTCGAATACGCCCTGAGCATGGATCTCCTCGAACGGGAGCTACGCGAAAGTCGGGCGGTGCAGCCAGGCCGGATGCCGCTACGAGATCGGTACCTGCCGGATCTTCACTCCGTGCTCGACCTTGCGGGCCGGCTTTGCGCTGGTGGCGTGCTCGCATTGACGGCGATCGCGCGGCCCGCCGATCCCTTCCGCGGCGAAGCGGACTACCTCATGCTGGTACAGGAGCGTTCGCAGCACGTCGTGAATGCGACGCGCCGGCTGGCCGTCATCCCTAAGAGCTTTCACGGGCCGCTCGCCAATCAACGCGCCGACGCGCGCATCGGTGCCACATTGCGCCGTGAGCTGGAAGAAGAACTGTTCGGCAGGGGAGACGTCGATCGGACGACCGGTGTCCAGCGGGCCGCCGATCCCATGCACCCGGCCCGGCTATCGGGGCCGATGCGATGGTTGACCGAACAGCCCGGCCGGTTGCGGATGGAGTGCACCGGGTTTGGGCTCAACCTCGTCAGCGGGAACTACGAGTTCGCCAGCTTGGTCGTGATCGACGACGAAGAGTTCTGGCCGCGATTCGGCGGCGACGTCGAAGCGAACTGGGAGGCCGCCGGGCTGCGGCAGTACTCGACTCTCGACGGCGACCTGATCACCGAACTGATCAGTGACGAGACCTGGAGCAATGAAGGATTGTTTGCGTTTCTTCAGGGGCTGCGTCGGCTCGCAGAGATCGGCGGTGAACGGGTGCGGATTCCCGCCGTCGAATTAGGTAGCTGA